A genomic segment from Thermoplasmataceae archaeon encodes:
- a CDS encoding NADH-quinone oxidoreductase subunit B, whose amino-acid sequence MKTGEPGIFTTKLEDALKWGRTYSLWPLTLGLACCAIEMMAIQASKLDISRFGSEIFRNSPRQSDLMIVSGTVTKKMAPRIRRIYDEMPYPKYVIAMGVCVIQGGPYWEGYSVVLGVDRVIPVDVYVPGCPPTPEALTYGIMTLQKKIMGETER is encoded by the coding sequence ATGAAGACTGGAGAACCAGGAATATTCACTACAAAGCTTGAAGACGCGCTCAAATGGGGAAGGACGTATTCCCTGTGGCCCCTGACACTTGGCCTTGCTTGCTGCGCCATTGAAATGATGGCTATACAGGCATCAAAATTGGATATATCGAGATTCGGAAGTGAAATCTTCAGGAATTCCCCCAGGCAGTCCGACCTTATGATTGTTTCCGGTACGGTAACGAAGAAAATGGCTCCTCGTATAAGAAGGATATACGACGAGATGCCATATCCCAAATATGTTATTGCAATGGGTGTTTGCGTAATACAAGGCGGACCATACTGGGAAGGTTACTCAGTCGTTCTTGGTGTTGACAGGGTCATACCAGTCGATGTTTACGTTCCCGGTTGCCCTCCAACACCAGAAGCCCTTACCTATGGAATAATGACTCTCCAGAAGAAGATTATGGGAGAGACAGAGAGGTGA
- the ndhC gene encoding NADH-quinone oxidoreductase subunit A, producing MLYGYIPLLITLILLIIGMAALFAILPSLSQNRFGKSGHVSFKVNDILSNMVNVNSPPVKDQAYLETYESGEISRGEIGKFVNIQYYIIVLLFVLFDVDMVLLFPWAFDFKTLGLGAFIDTLVFLAMPLFAVFYAFKEGYMEWLR from the coding sequence ATGCTTTACGGGTACATACCCCTATTGATAACGCTTATCCTGCTTATCATTGGTATGGCTGCTCTGTTTGCTATCCTGCCATCTCTGAGTCAGAACAGATTCGGGAAAAGTGGACATGTGAGCTTCAAGGTAAACGACATTCTTTCAAACATGGTCAATGTTAATAGTCCCCCGGTGAAAGACCAGGCATATCTGGAGACATATGAAAGCGGCGAGATTTCAAGGGGTGAAATAGGAAAATTTGTAAACATACAGTATTACATAATTGTTCTGCTATTTGTACTGTTCGATGTTGATATGGTACTCCTGTTCCCATGGGCATTCGACTTTAAGACACTTGGACTAGGTGCCTTTATCGATACGCTCGTCTTCCTGGCAATGCCTCTTTTCGCCGTCTTTTACGCCTTTAAGGAAGGATATATGGAGTGGCTCAGATGA
- the gatE gene encoding Glu-tRNA(Gln) amidotransferase subunit GatE gives MSAKTYDLRSKMKIGLEIHFQVSGRKLFCRCPTESHGSEIFRFSRKLVATSSEMGSIDKAARYEMERNLSAEYSATDNSCLVEYDEEPPHAVDRKAMDAAVIASLALKSKVLEDIFFMRKVVVDGSNTSGFQRTAIISMNGSISTSRGDVRVTSVCLEEDSARLLEAEKGVNLFSLDRLGIPLIEIATEPDIIDEDHAVETARAIGYFVQATGLTRMTVDAIRQDVNVSFGFGRVEIKGVQKLSLIPDVIRYELERQEALLEISHRTQQYLEYYRISPKISDLTELLSNTSSRIISQNISSGNRVYGCPLKGMAGLMKSGSFRMGKEISDLVKRYGIKGLFHSDELPDYGITAEEAERVYNILNKGREDAAIIISCPEKMKEMLFQEIFRRISKLISMDLTETRFPTDEGTTGFLRPMPGRERMYPETDIPVISLNRSYIEEMSGKVPESPEEKIGEISSKYGISKQDSMVLVNTFRSNDFEEICSLIGNPKISARLLLQTIPELEKKYKSTVQMNELYKLLRIAGERGWIRDVIERAIEIMLSKKKLAVDIIGMEEITPMSMDDIVSVLRKIISETPGKVSEKNIVAKIKMVTGRPFNPSDVISAYRALKDRYLP, from the coding sequence ATGTCTGCAAAAACATACGATCTGAGAAGTAAAATGAAGATTGGCCTCGAGATACACTTTCAGGTGTCGGGGAGAAAACTATTCTGCAGATGCCCTACAGAATCTCACGGCTCTGAGATTTTCAGATTCTCTCGCAAGCTTGTTGCAACTTCTAGTGAGATGGGTTCCATAGACAAGGCCGCCAGATATGAGATGGAAAGAAATCTGTCCGCAGAATATTCTGCCACAGATAATTCATGTCTAGTAGAATATGATGAAGAACCCCCTCATGCGGTTGATCGAAAGGCAATGGATGCCGCTGTCATTGCTTCCCTAGCTCTTAAGTCAAAGGTGCTCGAAGACATTTTTTTTATGAGAAAGGTAGTTGTTGATGGATCTAACACCTCCGGATTTCAGCGAACCGCGATTATCTCCATGAACGGTTCCATTTCAACATCCCGTGGAGATGTCAGGGTCACCAGTGTCTGTCTGGAAGAAGATTCGGCCAGGCTTCTCGAGGCGGAAAAGGGTGTGAACCTATTCTCCCTAGATAGGCTTGGTATTCCGCTTATTGAAATAGCCACAGAACCTGATATTATAGACGAAGATCATGCAGTGGAAACGGCCAGGGCAATAGGGTATTTTGTCCAGGCCACTGGTTTGACGCGTATGACAGTAGATGCCATTAGACAGGACGTCAACGTTTCATTCGGTTTTGGCAGGGTGGAAATTAAGGGCGTTCAAAAGCTCTCCCTGATCCCTGACGTAATAAGGTATGAGCTCGAAAGGCAGGAGGCATTGCTCGAGATATCCCACAGGACACAGCAATACCTTGAGTATTACAGAATATCACCTAAAATAAGCGACTTGACCGAATTGTTATCCAATACAAGTTCGCGAATAATTTCGCAAAACATATCTTCTGGGAACCGGGTATATGGCTGCCCTCTCAAGGGCATGGCTGGTTTGATGAAAAGCGGGTCTTTCAGGATGGGAAAGGAAATCTCAGATCTGGTAAAGAGATACGGAATTAAGGGGCTATTTCATTCCGACGAGCTTCCTGATTACGGTATAACAGCGGAGGAGGCTGAACGAGTCTATAATATCCTGAATAAGGGGAGGGAAGACGCGGCGATCATAATATCATGCCCGGAAAAAATGAAGGAAATGCTGTTTCAGGAGATATTCCGCAGGATTTCAAAACTGATAAGTATGGATCTCACGGAAACAAGATTTCCCACTGATGAAGGAACAACTGGATTTCTAAGGCCAATGCCGGGACGGGAAAGGATGTATCCGGAAACTGATATTCCAGTCATATCGCTTAACCGGTCCTATATCGAGGAAATGTCGGGGAAAGTCCCTGAATCCCCAGAAGAAAAGATAGGAGAGATATCCAGCAAATATGGAATCTCAAAGCAGGATTCTATGGTCTTGGTCAACACCTTCAGGTCAAACGACTTTGAAGAGATTTGCAGTTTAATTGGAAATCCAAAAATATCAGCCAGGCTGCTTTTGCAGACCATACCCGAACTCGAGAAAAAGTACAAATCCACTGTGCAGATGAACGAGCTTTACAAGTTGCTCAGGATTGCTGGCGAGAGAGGCTGGATTAGGGATGTCATTGAGAGGGCAATAGAGATAATGCTTTCCAAGAAAAAATTGGCAGTTGATATAATTGGCATGGAAGAGATCACTCCCATGTCTATGGACGACATTGTTTCTGTCTTGAGGAAAATAATCTCGGAAACTCCAGGTAAGGTCAGCGAGAAAAATATTGTTGCTAAGATTAAAATGGTTACCGGGAGGCCATTTAATCCATCAGACGTGATCTCAGCATATAGGGCTCTTAAAGATCGATACCTGCCTTAA
- the gatD gene encoding Glu-tRNA(Gln) amidotransferase subunit GatD — protein MTDMSAIKFGTSLKFSYSGNVYEGLFIHFDGALVTVKLSNGYNIVIPVESMDLIESRFEENGNSTPTMQAVSPAKRMSNSSKKVSLLATGGTIASKVDYKTGAVSPSQDVSFISDKVKGINVDAETIDNILSENITPDKWIGIAKRIKNGLDKNDGCVVFHGTDTMTYTASAISFMFSSQTGPIIFVGSQRSSDRPSSDAFLNAEGAIHLATTDFGEVGIAMHDSLSDSRISIHRAVRTRKMHTSRRDAFRSLGEKELGNYESGKVTINSPYTKVGDRNELMAKLEPSVSLIYFYPSYSPEDFQRAIEGKKAAILMGTGLGHVSHSLMPVISEAVMAGKKVMMTSQCLNGAVNLNVYSTGRELLESGVIPLHNMLPEVALVKAMYVLGNFNDDQFKDIMQLNLRGEIIEREFAGSFEGLV, from the coding sequence ATGACGGACATGTCGGCAATAAAATTCGGGACTTCCCTGAAATTTTCCTATTCTGGAAATGTATACGAGGGACTTTTCATCCACTTTGACGGTGCGCTTGTTACCGTGAAGCTGTCAAATGGTTATAACATAGTCATTCCAGTTGAATCTATGGACCTCATTGAATCCAGATTTGAAGAAAACGGTAATTCCACACCAACGATGCAGGCGGTGTCTCCTGCCAAAAGAATGAGCAACAGTTCAAAGAAAGTTTCGCTTCTGGCTACAGGGGGCACAATAGCCAGCAAAGTAGATTACAAGACGGGGGCAGTGAGCCCTTCCCAGGACGTAAGCTTTATTTCAGATAAGGTGAAAGGAATCAATGTCGACGCTGAGACCATAGACAATATCTTGAGTGAGAACATAACCCCGGATAAGTGGATCGGCATAGCGAAAAGAATTAAGAATGGGCTTGACAAAAATGATGGATGTGTAGTGTTCCACGGTACTGATACAATGACGTACACCGCATCGGCAATCAGCTTCATGTTTTCTTCACAAACCGGGCCCATAATATTTGTTGGATCGCAGAGAAGCTCGGACAGGCCAAGCAGTGACGCTTTCCTGAACGCCGAAGGAGCTATTCATCTGGCCACAACAGATTTTGGAGAAGTTGGGATTGCCATGCATGACAGCCTTTCTGATAGCAGGATTTCCATACATCGTGCCGTAAGGACCAGAAAAATGCATACCAGCAGAAGAGACGCATTCAGGAGCCTTGGGGAGAAGGAACTGGGGAACTATGAGTCAGGGAAAGTCACCATTAACTCACCTTACACGAAGGTGGGAGATCGGAATGAATTGATGGCAAAGCTGGAACCGTCAGTTTCATTGATTTACTTTTACCCGTCATATTCTCCTGAAGATTTCCAAAGGGCAATCGAAGGAAAGAAGGCAGCTATACTGATGGGGACTGGGCTGGGTCATGTATCCCACAGCCTCATGCCAGTTATATCTGAGGCTGTCATGGCCGGCAAGAAAGTCATGATGACGTCCCAGTGCTTGAATGGGGCGGTAAATCTTAATGTTTATTCCACAGGGAGAGAACTTCTGGAGTCTGGCGTAATTCCGCTGCACAATATGCTTCCAGAGGTAGCGCTGGTAAAGGCAATGTATGTACTTGGTAACTTCAATGACGATCAGTTCAAGGACATTATGCAGCTAAACCTTCGTGGCGAAATTATTGAAAGGGAGTTTGCAGGATCATTCGAGGGGCTGGTTTGA
- a CDS encoding DUF72 domain-containing protein, with translation MIWLGCSGWNYKEWFGVFYPSYIRDQLRYYSQMFNSVEINSTFYGNPEKEIVQSWCKKVGDRKDFRFSIKMPGSITHDLFFSDRKSCVNKAVDFERQILGEMDSAGKLGACLIQMSSRLSMNYWDDFTDFLGNLDSSGYKYFVELRNSDMELRSASETLGNMGIGTVSTDTPVANLSSLEVGTKYIRLHGRNVAQWESKDEGMSKYKYLYNMDEIRELSATIKKSVSTGDDIFIYFNNHHEGNAPMNAISLGMELGLRIGKGQDQKKLF, from the coding sequence ATGATATGGCTGGGCTGTTCCGGTTGGAACTACAAGGAATGGTTCGGGGTATTTTATCCATCCTATATCAGAGACCAGCTAAGATACTACTCTCAGATGTTCAACTCAGTGGAAATAAACAGTACATTCTATGGCAATCCGGAGAAGGAGATCGTGCAATCTTGGTGCAAAAAGGTCGGAGACAGGAAGGATTTCAGATTCTCCATAAAGATGCCCGGGAGCATAACGCACGATCTGTTTTTCAGCGACAGGAAGAGCTGCGTAAACAAGGCGGTCGATTTTGAAAGGCAAATCTTAGGTGAAATGGATTCAGCCGGAAAACTAGGAGCCTGCTTGATTCAGATGTCTTCACGACTTTCCATGAACTACTGGGACGATTTTACGGATTTTCTAGGAAATCTGGATTCTTCGGGATACAAATACTTCGTAGAACTCAGAAACTCTGATATGGAACTCAGATCCGCGTCTGAAACTCTTGGAAATATGGGAATTGGAACAGTCAGTACTGACACACCCGTGGCCAATTTATCCAGTCTCGAGGTTGGGACAAAATACATAAGGTTGCATGGGCGAAATGTGGCACAGTGGGAGAGCAAAGACGAAGGAATGTCAAAATACAAGTATCTCTACAATATGGATGAGATTCGGGAACTGAGCGCGACTATTAAGAAATCCGTATCAACAGGGGATGACATCTTTATTTATTTTAACAACCATCACGAGGGGAATGCTCCAATGAACGCTATTAGCCTTGGCATGGAACTGGGACTCCGGATTGGAAAGGGTCAAGATCAGAAAAAGCTATTCTAG
- a CDS encoding acyl-CoA dehydrogenase family protein, giving the protein MAYSLLNNQENEVFEYVARFAREEVKPLAKKIDEEMEVPKALIDRMKELGLFATYIPEKYGGAGLSFRFLVKVIEELSKACPSTALVLDGALTLFAEPVLLFGDESIKKRYLTRVASGSVGGLALTEPGSGSDAASIKTSAIKKSGKYVINGNKIFISNGRLAEFYVVDVVTDPSKGYRGISTFVVDADTPGLEISRDIHKMGIRGSSTVELVFNNVEVPPENIVGELNSGFKVVMETLDAGRIGIAAQALGIAEGAFDEAVEYIKQRKQFGQPISSFQGIQFMISDMATRIEASRHLIDAAVLAMERHEDTVRLSSMAKLFSSDMAMSVTTDCLQLFGGYGYTTDFDAERHMRDAKITQIYEGTNQIQKVIISREILKSK; this is encoded by the coding sequence ATGGCATATTCGTTACTTAACAATCAGGAAAATGAGGTCTTTGAATACGTCGCCAGATTCGCCAGGGAAGAGGTAAAGCCTCTGGCCAAGAAGATAGACGAAGAAATGGAGGTGCCAAAGGCCCTTATCGACAGAATGAAGGAGCTTGGACTCTTTGCAACTTATATCCCGGAAAAGTATGGCGGTGCAGGACTCAGTTTTCGCTTTCTTGTCAAGGTTATTGAAGAACTCTCGAAAGCCTGTCCAAGCACCGCACTGGTGCTTGATGGAGCACTGACGCTATTTGCGGAACCTGTGCTGTTGTTCGGTGACGAATCCATCAAGAAGCGTTATTTGACACGGGTAGCCAGTGGATCCGTGGGTGGTTTGGCTCTTACTGAGCCCGGATCCGGTAGCGATGCGGCCTCTATCAAGACATCTGCCATTAAAAAAAGCGGAAAATATGTGATAAACGGGAACAAGATTTTCATCTCAAATGGGAGGCTTGCGGAATTCTATGTTGTAGACGTGGTCACTGATCCATCAAAAGGTTACAGGGGAATCTCTACATTCGTTGTTGATGCTGATACGCCCGGCTTAGAAATAAGCAGGGATATCCACAAGATGGGAATAAGGGGATCAAGCACAGTCGAACTTGTATTCAATAACGTTGAAGTGCCTCCTGAGAATATCGTTGGGGAGTTGAATAGTGGATTTAAGGTAGTAATGGAAACGCTCGACGCGGGAAGAATAGGAATAGCCGCACAGGCACTGGGAATCGCAGAGGGGGCGTTTGACGAAGCAGTTGAGTACATAAAACAGAGAAAGCAGTTCGGCCAGCCAATTTCCAGTTTTCAGGGGATACAGTTCATGATATCAGACATGGCTACGAGAATCGAAGCGTCGCGTCATCTGATAGACGCTGCAGTTTTGGCCATGGAAAGACACGAGGACACGGTTAGACTATCTTCGATGGCAAAACTCTTCTCCTCGGACATGGCCATGAGTGTAACAACAGATTGTCTCCAGCTCTTTGGCGGCTACGGGTACACTACTGACTTTGACGCTGAAAGACATATGCGTGATGCGAAAATAACTCAGATTTACGAAGGAACGAATCAGATTCAGAAGGTCATAATATCAAGAGAAATTCTGAAATCAAAGTGA